A single Oryza brachyantha chromosome 8, ObraRS2, whole genome shotgun sequence DNA region contains:
- the LOC102709482 gene encoding blue copper protein-like — protein sequence MQCSAAADRSWRRSELPRYIDHHPQLMCSMRPSNNRRAIVASTHAQIMIDRYKLASAQSIDRGLCCQGTSLSLTLSSAVRIASSMESARAPAMAMAAAMLAAVVLAQAPAAGATIYTVGAPDGLWDMETDYNEWVGRRSFHPGDKLTFTYSKELHDVVEVTKAGYDACSNANNISAFRSGNDVVALSAVGTRYFLCGLTGHCDSGMKIRIDVVAAAGAPGPVAGGPGAAPPLPSTSSSTPSPSAAAAAAGSLVLVLVYGLLPLW from the exons atgcagtgcagtgcagcagCTGATCGATCATGGAGGAGGAGCGAGCTACCTAGATATATAGATCATCACCCACAATTAATGTGCTCGATGCGACCCAGCAACAACCGCCGCGCCATTGTTGCATCCACCCACGCACAGATCATGATCGATAGATATAAGCTAGCAAGCGCacagtcgatcgatcgaggtcTCTGCTGCCAAGGTACATCTCTCTCACTCACTCTCTCTTCTGCAGTTCGGATTGCCTCTTCCATGGAGAGTGCTCGAGCTCCagccatggcgatggcggcggcgatgctcGCCGCCGTTGTTCTGGCTCAGGCGCCAGCGGCCGGAGCGACGATCTACACAGTGGGAGCGCCGGATGGGCTGTGGGATATGGAGACCGACTACAACGAGTGGGTCGGCCGCCGGAGCTTCCACCCCGGCGACAAGCTCA CGTTCACGTACTCGAAGGAGCTGCACGACGTGGTGGAGGTGACGAAGGCTGGGTACGACGCCTGCTCCAACGCCAACAACATCTCCGCCTTCCGCTCCGGCAacgacgtcgtcgccctcTCCGCCGTCGGCACCCGCTACTTCCTCTGCGGCCTCACCGGACACTGCGACAGCGGCATGAAGATCCGcatcgacgtcgtcgccgccgctggcgctCCCGGCCCAGTCGCCGGCGGTCCCGGCGCCGCGCCTCCGctgccgtcgacgtcgtcgtcgacgccgtcgccgtcggcggccgccgccgccgccggaagcCTAGTTCTTGTGCTCGTGTATGGTCTCCTGCCATTATGGTAG
- the LOC102709761 gene encoding mavicyanin-like has translation MAIMAAKALFVVAMAAAVLGTAMGTTYTVGAPSGSWDLRTNYAQWVSNINFRVGDQIVFKYSPSAHDVVEVSKADYDSCSSSSPVATFNSGDDTIALTAAGTRYFICGFTGHCAGGMKVAVKVDAATSSSPVPSPPMAPRPRTPPAMAPNGAAVPPAAAGGRPAPPSSSASKLTVGLSLGAIAAGLMFFY, from the exons ATGGCGATCATGGCAGCCAAAGCTCTCTTCGTCGTCGCCATGGCGGCCGCCGTGCTCGGGACGGCGATGGGCACCACCTACACCGTCGGAGCTCCTAGTGGCTCGTGGGACTTGAGGACCAACTACGCCCAGTGGGTCTCCAACATCAACTTCCGTGTTGGAGACCAGATAG TGTTCAAGTACTCTCCATCGGCGCACGACGTGGTGGAGGTGAGCAAGGCGGACTACGACTCCTGCTCCAGCTCCAGCCCGGTCGCCACCTTCAACTCCGGCGACGACACCAtcgccctcaccgccgccggcacaCGCTACTTCATCTGTGGCTTCACTGGCCACTGCGCCGGCGGGATGAAGGTCGCCGTCAAGGtcgacgccgccacctccaGCAGCCCcgtcccgtcgccgccgatggCGCCTCGTCCGCGCAcaccgccggcgatggcgcccaacggcgccgccgtgccccctgccgccgccggtggccggcCCGCGCCTCCGTCGAGCTCGGCGAGCAAGCTCACCGTTGGTCTTAGTTTGGGCGCCATAGCGGCTGGTCTCATGTTCTTctattag
- the LOC102706494 gene encoding mavicyanin-like, whose protein sequence is MAASRSAALLVVAMAAAALATTAMGATTYTVGAPAGSWDMRTNYAQWASSITFRAGDQLVFKYSPSAHDVVEVTKDGYDACSASSPIATFTSGNDTVALAAAGTRYFICGFPGHCAGGMKLAVKVEDAATGGSTAPSPMAPRAGAMPPAAGGRPVPPSSSAIKSTSVGSLVGLIAAGVMLFY, encoded by the coding sequence ATGGCAGCATCCAGATCAGCTGCTCTCCTCgtggtggccatggcggcggcggcgcttgcGACCACGGCGATGGGCGCCACCACCTACACGGTGGGAGCCCCAGCGGGGTCGTGGGACATGCGCACCAACTACGCGCAGTGGGCGTCGTCCATCACCTTCCGCGCCGGCGACCAGCTCGTGTTCAAGTACTCCCCGTCGGCGCACGACGTGGTGGAGGTGACCAAGGACGGGTACGACGCCTGCTCCGCCTCCAGCCCCATCGCCACCTTCACCTCCGGCAACGACACCgtggccctcgccgccgccggcacccgCTACTTCATCTGCGGGTTTCCCGGCCATTGCGCCGGCGGGATGAAGCTCGCCGTCAAGGTCGAggacgccgccaccggtggcagcaccgcgccgtcgccgatggcACCTCGTGCAGGCGCGATGCCACCGGCAGCCGGTGGCCGGCCAGTGCCTCCGTCGAGCTCGGCGATCAAGTCCACTAGTGTTGGATCTCTGGTTGGTCTTATAGCGGCTGGTGTCATGCTCTTCTATTAG
- the LOC102710044 gene encoding uclacyanin 1-like produces the protein MAAARAMFVVAMAAAALATTAMGATTYTVGAPAGSWDMRTNYAQWVSSITFRAGDQLLFRYSPSAHDVVEVTKAGYDACSASSPVATFSSGDDTVALTAAGTRYFICGFPGHCAGGMKLAVKVEAAATGGSAAPSPMAPRAGTPAAMPPAGAMPPAAGGRPVPPSSSASKSAGAVESLVGLGVGAIAAGLVIFY, from the coding sequence ATGGCAGCTGCCAGAGCTATGTTCgtggtggccatggcggcggcggcgcttgcGACCACGGCGATGGGCGCCACCACCTACACGGTGGGAGCTCCGGCGGGGTCGTGGGACATGCGCACCAACTACGCGCAGTGGGTGTCGTCCATCACCTTCCGCGCCGGCGACCAGCTCCTGTTCAGGTACTCGCCGTCGGCGCACGACGTGGTGGAGGTGACCAAGGCCGGCTATGACGCCTGCTCCGCCTCCAGCCCCGTCGCCACCTTCAGCTCCGGCGACGACACCGTggccctcaccgccgccggcacccGCTACTTCATCTGCGGGTTTCCCGGCCATTGCGCCGGCGGGATGAAGCTCGCCGTCAAGGtcgaggccgccgccaccggcggcagcgccgcgccgtcgccgatggcTCCTCGTGCAGGCACGCCGGCCGCAATGCCACCTGCAGGCGcgatgccgccggcggccggtggaCGGCCGGTGCCTCCGTCGAGCTCGGCGAGCAAGTCTGCTGGTGCCGTGGAATCTCTCGTTGGTCTCGGCGTTGGCGCCATTGCCGCTGGTCTCGTGATCTTCTACTAG